Proteins encoded in a region of the Triticum dicoccoides isolate Atlit2015 ecotype Zavitan chromosome 3A, WEW_v2.0, whole genome shotgun sequence genome:
- the LOC119271208 gene encoding uncharacterized protein LOC119271208 yields MGGGVVRCCVKILALLSLVPLALRAGSLLGHVVAPPPSSARPAAAARSASVVVSRSAHGKTPEGAALAAARPRSGAGGGVFGDDKRMAPSGSNPLHNRR; encoded by the coding sequence ATGGGTGGCGGCGTCGTCAGGTGCTGCGTCAAGATCCTCGCGCTGCTCTCGCTCGTCCCGCTCGCGCTCAGGGCCGGCTCCCTCCTCGGCCACGTCGTCGCGCCTCCGCCCTCATCGGCCCGGCCTGCAGCCGCCGCCAGGAGCGCGAGCGTCGTCGTCTCCCGTTCGGCGCACGGCAAGACGCCGGAGGGTGCTGCTCTGGCCGCCGCGAGGCCACGGAGCGGCGCCGGCGGAGGCGTGTTCGGCGACGACAAGAGGATGGCGCCGTCGGGGTCCAACCCGCTGCACAACCGAAGATga
- the LOC119271209 gene encoding putative cytochrome c oxidase subunit 5C-4 produces MSTRAHRVATHAASAAGARMKGRRPPSVVREIVYGMSLGLFAGYLWKLHHWSNQRRTREFYALLDEGRISVVVDEPAGAKE; encoded by the coding sequence ATGTCTACGAGGGCGCACAGGGTGGCGACGCACGCTGCGTCGGCGGCGGGGGCGAGAATGAAGGGTCGGCGGCCGCCGAGCGTGGTGAGGGAGATCGTGTACGGGATGAGCCTGGGGCTCTTCGCGGGGTACCTGTGGAAGCTGCACCACTGGAGCAACCAGCGGCGCACCCGCGAGTTCTACGCCCTGCTCGACGAGGGCAGGATCTCCGTCGTCGTCGACGAGCCGGCCGGAGCCAAGGAGTAG
- the LOC119267078 gene encoding protein NSP-INTERACTING KINASE 3-like isoform X1, producing METWARWRWWVVAAAGVLCAVLPPPAAATLSPTGINYEVVALMAIKTELQDHYNVLDNWDINSVDPCSWRMVTCSSDGYVSALGLPSQRLSGKLSPGIGNLTRLQSVLLQNNAISGTIPSTIGRLGMLQTLDMSDNHLTGSIPTSLGDLKNLNYLKLNNNSLSGVLPESLATINGLALVDLSFNNLSGPVPKISARTFSIAGNSMICGVKSGDNCSSVSLDPLSYPPDDLKIQPQQAMSRSHRIAIICGATVGSVAFVAIVVSMLLWWRHRRNQQIFFDVNATDQYDPEVCLGHLKKYTFKELRASTKNFNSKNILGEGGYGIVYKGFLRDGSIVAVKRLKDYNAVGGEVQFQTEVEVISLAVHRNLLRLIGFCTTECERLLVYPYMPNGSVASQLREHINGKPALDWSRRKMIALGTARGLLYLHEQCDPKIIHRDVKASNVLLDEYFEAIVGDFGLAKLLDHQETHVTTAVRGTVGHIAPEYLSTGQSSEKTDVFGFGVLLVELITGQKALDFGRLANQKGGVLDLVKKLHQEKQLNMMVDKDLGSNYDRVELEEMVQVALLCTQYYPSHRPRMSEVIRMLEGDGLAEKWEASQNVDTPKSVSSELLPLKFTDFAGADESSVGLEAMELSGPR from the exons ATGGAGACGTgggcgcggtggcggtggtgggtggTGGCCGCCGCCGGCGTGCTCTGCGCGGtcctgccgccgccggccgccgccacgctcTCTCCCACCGGCATCAACTACGAAG TGGTGGCGCTCATGGCCATCAAGACGGAGCTGCAGGACCACTACAACGTGCTCGACAACTGGGACATCAACTCCGTCGACCCCTGCAGCTGGAGGATGGTCACCTGCTCCTCCGACGGCTACGTCTCCGCGCT TGGTCTGCCCAGCCAACGCCTGTCCGGAAAACTGTCGCCGGGCATCGGGAACCTCACCAGGCTGCAATCTGT GCTATTGCAGAACAACGCGATTTCCGGCACTATTCCCAGCACCATAGGCAGGCTGGGGATGCTCCAGACGCTCGACATGTCAGACAATCATCTCACCGGGAGCATCCCGACTTCACTCGGCGATCTCAAGAACCTCAACTATCT GAAATTGAATAACAACAGTTTATCTGGAGTCTTACCTGAATCACTGGCCACCATTAATGGCCTCGCACTTGT AGACCTCTCGTTTAACAACCTGAGCGGTCCCGTGCCAAAGATTTCTGCAAGAACTTTCAG CATTGCTGGGAATTCAATGATCTGTGGCGTCAAGTCTGGAGACAATTGCTCGTCCGTGTCGCTGGACCCGCTTTCTTATCCACCAGATGACCTTAAGA TTCAGCCACAACAAGCCATGTCAAGAAGTCACCGAATTGCTATCATCTGTGGAGCAACTGTGGGTTCTGTAGCGTTTGTCGCTATTGTGGTCAGTATGCTTCTTTGGTGGAGGCATAGGCGTAATCAGCAGATATTTTTTGATGTAAATG CTACAGATCAATATGACCCAGAAGTATGCTTGGGCCATCTGAAAAAGTACACCTTCAAGGAGCTTCGAGCATCTACCAAAAATTTCAACTCAAAAAACATATTAGGTGAAGGTGGCTATGGAATAGTATACAAGGGTTTCTTACGTGATGGTTCGATTGTTGCTGTTAAAAGATTGAAAGACTACAATGCTGTTGGTGGGGAAGTTCAATTTCAAACTGAAGTTGAAGTCATAAGCTTAGCTGTTCATCGGAATCTCCTACGACTCATTGGATTCTGCACTACAGAGTGCGAGAGATTACTTGTCTATCCTTATATGCCAAATGGAAGTGTTGCTTCTCAATTGCGTG AGCATATAAATGGCAAGCCAGCTCTAGATTGGTCGAGGAGAAAGATGATAGCACTGGGTACAGCGAGAGGGCTGCTTTATTTGCATGAGCAGTGTGATCCAAAAATAATCCATCGTGATGTAAAAGCCTCCAATGTGCTTCTTGATGAATATTTTGAAGCAATTGTGGGTGATTTCGGACTGGCAAAACTGTTGGATCACCAGGAGACCCATGTTACCACTGCAGTGCGTGGTACCGTGGGACACATAGCTCCAGAGTATTTGTCAACTGGGCAGTCATCGGAGAAGACAgatgtgtttgggtttggggtcCTGTTGGTTGAGTTGATCACTGGCCAGAAAGCATTAGATTTCGGAAGACTGGCAAATCAGAAGGGCGGAGTGCTTGATTTG GTAAAGAAGCTCCATCAGGAGAAGCAGCTGAACATGATGGTGGACAAAGACCTGGGCAGCAACTACGACAGGGTGGAGCTGGAGGAGATGGTGCAGGTGGCCCTGCTGTGCACGCAGTACTACCCGTCCCACCGCCCCAGGATGTCGGAGGTGATCCGGATGCTGGAAGGCGACGGGCTCGCGGAGAAATGGGAGGCGTCGCAGAACGTGGACACGCCCAAGTCCGTCTCGTCGGAGCTCCTGCCCCTGAAGTTCACCGATTTCGCGGGGGCGGACGAGTCCTCGGTCGGCCTCGAGGCCATGGAGCTCTCCGGACCAAGGTGA
- the LOC119267078 gene encoding protein NSP-INTERACTING KINASE 3-like isoform X2: METWARWRWWVVAAAGVLCAVLPPPAAATLSPTGINYEVVALMAIKTELQDHYNVLDNWDINSVDPCSWRMVTCSSDGYVSALGLPSQRLSGKLSPGIGNLTRLQSVLLQNNAISGTIPSTIGRLGMLQTLDMSDNHLTGSIPTSLGDLKNLNYLKLNNNSLSGVLPESLATINGLALVDLSFNNLSGPVPKISARTFSIAGNSMICGVKSGDNCSSVSLDPLSYPPDDLKIQPQQAMSRSHRIAIICGATVGSVAFVAIVVSMLLWWRHRRNQQIFFDVNDQYDPEVCLGHLKKYTFKELRASTKNFNSKNILGEGGYGIVYKGFLRDGSIVAVKRLKDYNAVGGEVQFQTEVEVISLAVHRNLLRLIGFCTTECERLLVYPYMPNGSVASQLREHINGKPALDWSRRKMIALGTARGLLYLHEQCDPKIIHRDVKASNVLLDEYFEAIVGDFGLAKLLDHQETHVTTAVRGTVGHIAPEYLSTGQSSEKTDVFGFGVLLVELITGQKALDFGRLANQKGGVLDLVKKLHQEKQLNMMVDKDLGSNYDRVELEEMVQVALLCTQYYPSHRPRMSEVIRMLEGDGLAEKWEASQNVDTPKSVSSELLPLKFTDFAGADESSVGLEAMELSGPR, translated from the exons ATGGAGACGTgggcgcggtggcggtggtgggtggTGGCCGCCGCCGGCGTGCTCTGCGCGGtcctgccgccgccggccgccgccacgctcTCTCCCACCGGCATCAACTACGAAG TGGTGGCGCTCATGGCCATCAAGACGGAGCTGCAGGACCACTACAACGTGCTCGACAACTGGGACATCAACTCCGTCGACCCCTGCAGCTGGAGGATGGTCACCTGCTCCTCCGACGGCTACGTCTCCGCGCT TGGTCTGCCCAGCCAACGCCTGTCCGGAAAACTGTCGCCGGGCATCGGGAACCTCACCAGGCTGCAATCTGT GCTATTGCAGAACAACGCGATTTCCGGCACTATTCCCAGCACCATAGGCAGGCTGGGGATGCTCCAGACGCTCGACATGTCAGACAATCATCTCACCGGGAGCATCCCGACTTCACTCGGCGATCTCAAGAACCTCAACTATCT GAAATTGAATAACAACAGTTTATCTGGAGTCTTACCTGAATCACTGGCCACCATTAATGGCCTCGCACTTGT AGACCTCTCGTTTAACAACCTGAGCGGTCCCGTGCCAAAGATTTCTGCAAGAACTTTCAG CATTGCTGGGAATTCAATGATCTGTGGCGTCAAGTCTGGAGACAATTGCTCGTCCGTGTCGCTGGACCCGCTTTCTTATCCACCAGATGACCTTAAGA TTCAGCCACAACAAGCCATGTCAAGAAGTCACCGAATTGCTATCATCTGTGGAGCAACTGTGGGTTCTGTAGCGTTTGTCGCTATTGTGGTCAGTATGCTTCTTTGGTGGAGGCATAGGCGTAATCAGCAGATATTTTTTGATGTAAATG ATCAATATGACCCAGAAGTATGCTTGGGCCATCTGAAAAAGTACACCTTCAAGGAGCTTCGAGCATCTACCAAAAATTTCAACTCAAAAAACATATTAGGTGAAGGTGGCTATGGAATAGTATACAAGGGTTTCTTACGTGATGGTTCGATTGTTGCTGTTAAAAGATTGAAAGACTACAATGCTGTTGGTGGGGAAGTTCAATTTCAAACTGAAGTTGAAGTCATAAGCTTAGCTGTTCATCGGAATCTCCTACGACTCATTGGATTCTGCACTACAGAGTGCGAGAGATTACTTGTCTATCCTTATATGCCAAATGGAAGTGTTGCTTCTCAATTGCGTG AGCATATAAATGGCAAGCCAGCTCTAGATTGGTCGAGGAGAAAGATGATAGCACTGGGTACAGCGAGAGGGCTGCTTTATTTGCATGAGCAGTGTGATCCAAAAATAATCCATCGTGATGTAAAAGCCTCCAATGTGCTTCTTGATGAATATTTTGAAGCAATTGTGGGTGATTTCGGACTGGCAAAACTGTTGGATCACCAGGAGACCCATGTTACCACTGCAGTGCGTGGTACCGTGGGACACATAGCTCCAGAGTATTTGTCAACTGGGCAGTCATCGGAGAAGACAgatgtgtttgggtttggggtcCTGTTGGTTGAGTTGATCACTGGCCAGAAAGCATTAGATTTCGGAAGACTGGCAAATCAGAAGGGCGGAGTGCTTGATTTG GTAAAGAAGCTCCATCAGGAGAAGCAGCTGAACATGATGGTGGACAAAGACCTGGGCAGCAACTACGACAGGGTGGAGCTGGAGGAGATGGTGCAGGTGGCCCTGCTGTGCACGCAGTACTACCCGTCCCACCGCCCCAGGATGTCGGAGGTGATCCGGATGCTGGAAGGCGACGGGCTCGCGGAGAAATGGGAGGCGTCGCAGAACGTGGACACGCCCAAGTCCGTCTCGTCGGAGCTCCTGCCCCTGAAGTTCACCGATTTCGCGGGGGCGGACGAGTCCTCGGTCGGCCTCGAGGCCATGGAGCTCTCCGGACCAAGGTGA